The nucleotide window GCTGACGCGCGCGTCGTCGAGATTGCGGGCCGAAAGTCGGATACCGTAGTCTTCGGCGCGACCGTTTCGGTGATTGAGCAGGAGTCGCAGTCCAAACGACAATATACGCTGGTCGGTCAGGACGAAGCGGATATGAAGTTCAACAGAATTTCCATCCAGTCTCCGGTCGGGCGGGCATTGATCGGTAAGCGTGTCGGCGATTTTGTCGAGGTCAAGACGCCGGCCAAGATGGTGGAGTACGAGGTGGTGGAGATCCGCTTCGAGGATCTCTAGCTGGTTCCGCGGGAGCCGGTTACGGAGCATGGCGGGGGTGACAGCGTCCCGCTCGAAGCTCCGCCGCTCCCTGGGATTTGGCGTCAGCCCGCTTCCCGCTGGTTCGGACCCGCATCACACTGAAAGGTCCCATCTCGGTGTCGCACCCCTTGGGATTGATCACTCTGTTGACGGACTTCGGAAGTACCGATTGGTTCGTGGCGAGCATGAAGGGCGTCATCCTCTCGATCAATCCCCAAGCGACGATCATCGATCTGACCCACGAGGTTCCTCCTCATGCCGTTGAGCATGCCGCATATCTCCTTAGGTCGTGCTATCGGTCGTTTCCACCAGGCACGGTGCATGTCGCCGTGGTCGATCCAGGCGTAGGCAGCGAACGGCGACCGCTGATCGCCAAGAGCGCGCGGTACTTCTTCCTCGCGCCCGATAATGGTTTGCTGTCGCACGTGGCTGAGGACGAGCAGGACATCGAAGTGCGGGAGATCGAGAACAAGCAATACCGCTTGGAACCCATCGGACGGACGTTCGACGGACGAGACCTGTTTGCTCCCGCTGCGGCTTGGCTCACGAAACACGAATCATTTGCCTCATTCGGACGGCTACTGCAGTCGTATAGGAAATTCCACGCTCACTCGCCTCGATGGGAGCGTGCGGGGGAGCAGGCGGCACTGGTCGGAGAAGTCGTTCACATCGATCGCTTCGGTAATCTGATCACCAATCTCGCCACCGACCACGTCAAGCAATGGCAGGCGGTGGCCAAAAGGCCGAACCCTACGATTCGTCTCCTCGGTCA belongs to Nitrospira sp. and includes:
- a CDS encoding SAM-dependent chlorinase/fluorinase, yielding MSHPLGLITLLTDFGSTDWFVASMKGVILSINPQATIIDLTHEVPPHAVEHAAYLLRSCYRSFPPGTVHVAVVDPGVGSERRPLIAKSARYFFLAPDNGLLSHVAEDEQDIEVREIENKQYRLEPIGRTFDGRDLFAPAAAWLTKHESFASFGRLLQSYRKFHAHSPRWERAGEQAALVGEVVHIDRFGNLITNLATDHVKQWQAVAKRPNPTIRLLGHVIEGLVGSYSEGDSQTPHALINSGGHVEIFLKESSASLRLSILRGEPVRLS
- the greA gene encoding transcription elongation factor GreA codes for the protein MPTPITKKGYDALKAELDRLRKVERPQVIEAIAEARSHGDLSENAEYDAAKERQGFIESRIVEIETKLADARVVEIAGRKSDTVVFGATVSVIEQESQSKRQYTLVGQDEADMKFNRISIQSPVGRALIGKRVGDFVEVKTPAKMVEYEVVEIRFEDL